In Anaerolineae bacterium, the following proteins share a genomic window:
- a CDS encoding response regulator, with the protein MTDIATKTQKKQIDPKDAYVLVVEDNLQNLVLIARLLAFIGVRRYEWRASGWQVLEFADTMPQVDLVLMDLHLPYQDGYEALAKLRSDPRFAETRIVAVTADANPASMEKAKKAGFDGFLGKPIDPDKFPDQIIQILQGNTVWDLGY; encoded by the coding sequence ATGACCGATATAGCGACAAAGACCCAAAAAAAACAGATTGATCCCAAAGATGCTTACGTGTTGGTGGTGGAAGACAACCTGCAAAACCTGGTGTTGATTGCCCGGCTGTTGGCCTTTATTGGCGTCCGCCGGTACGAGTGGAGAGCCTCCGGCTGGCAGGTTTTGGAATTTGCCGACACCATGCCCCAGGTTGACCTGGTGCTGATGGACCTCCACCTGCCTTACCAGGACGGTTACGAAGCCCTGGCCAAATTGCGCAGCGACCCCCGTTTTGCCGAAACTCGGATTGTGGCCGTCACCGCCGACGCCAATCCCGCTTCCATGGAAAAAGCCAAAAAAGCCGGGTTCGATGGATTCCTGGGCAAACCCATAGACCCCGACAAATTCCCCGACCAGATCATCCAGATTCTACAGGGGAATACCGTGTGGGATTTAGGGTACTGA
- a CDS encoding response regulator has product MGKAKVLYIEDNPDNMILVKRVLEIEGYEVIAAATGKEGLHKALLNLPDIIITDINLPDIDGYEITNNLKKERATAHIPIVAMTANVMKKDRDNVFDAGCDGYISKPIDVDELPEQIESFLKGAS; this is encoded by the coding sequence ATGGGCAAAGCCAAGGTGCTATATATTGAAGACAACCCTGATAACATGATCCTGGTGAAACGAGTATTGGAGATAGAGGGTTACGAGGTGATTGCCGCTGCCACCGGCAAGGAAGGATTGCACAAGGCCCTTCTGAACCTGCCAGACATCATTATTACCGACATCAACTTGCCGGATATTGACGGCTACGAAATTACCAACAACTTAAAAAAAGAAAGAGCAACCGCTCACATTCCCATTGTGGCCATGACGGCCAATGTGATGAAAAAAGACCGAGACAACGTTTTTGACGCCGGCTGCGACGGTTACATCTCTAAACCCATTGATGTTGACGAACTTCCCGAACAGATTGAAAGCTTTCTGAAAGGTGCCTCATGA
- a CDS encoding class I SAM-dependent methyltransferase codes for MSQNLYEDFAGRYDLFHSGFDDHDPLELAFFRRLFAENQVRSVLDCACGTGKHLHLFHLLGCEVVGSDTSAAMLAQAEKNLSACGLDLPLHQVDYRELPQYFDRQFDAVACLSSSIHHMPNETEAANAFKSMLGVLRPGKILVLTQGTTDKQWQEKPRFIPAINQKDFTRLFVIDYLGAGARYNILDIFHSDELCDFKVWSVEYPRMYLKNDQERLLKTAGFKVVDAYGSYDFEAYDSETSRRLILVARK; via the coding sequence ATGTCTCAAAATTTGTATGAGGATTTTGCCGGGCGATACGATTTGTTCCACAGTGGCTTTGATGACCACGATCCTTTAGAGCTTGCATTCTTTCGCCGACTCTTTGCGGAAAATCAGGTGCGGAGCGTGCTGGACTGCGCTTGTGGCACCGGGAAACACCTGCATTTGTTTCATCTCCTCGGCTGTGAGGTTGTTGGGTCCGATACCTCGGCGGCGATGCTGGCGCAGGCAGAGAAAAACCTTAGCGCATGTGGCCTGGACCTGCCCCTGCATCAGGTAGACTATCGCGAGTTGCCGCAATATTTTGACCGGCAATTTGATGCGGTCGCTTGTTTGTCCAGCTCCATTCACCACATGCCCAACGAAACCGAAGCGGCCAACGCTTTTAAAAGTATGCTTGGGGTGTTACGGCCCGGAAAGATATTGGTTTTAACCCAGGGCACCACGGACAAACAATGGCAAGAGAAACCAAGATTCATTCCCGCCATCAACCAAAAAGATTTCACCCGGTTGTTTGTGATAGATTATTTGGGCGCGGGCGCGCGGTACAACATTTTAGACATTTTCCATAGCGACGAGCTTTGTGATTTTAAGGTTTGGAGCGTGGAATACCCCCGCATGTACTTAAAAAATGATCAGGAGAGATTGTTAAAAACAGCCGGCTTCAAAGTTGTGGATGCCTATGGGAGTTACGATTTTGAGGCGTATGATAGTGAAACAAGCCGGCGGTTGATTTTGGTGGCCCGGAAATAA
- a CDS encoding dihydroorotate dehydrogenase electron transfer subunit, with the protein MSQHHIEGPLIKRASLPQAVRIVGIKVENAVTKTFTLADSLEAQPGQFVMAWLPGLEDKPFSLAGARPITLTIAAVGPFSRAIHQLQVGDLLWLRGPLGQGFRLPASGGHLLLIGGGYGVAPLFFLARQALAVGCRVSMIIGAATANSLLLADEFQALAVPLWLTTVDGSAGRPGLATDAIPLVLAHAADPPKMVYACGPIGMLQAVAAWCEAENLPAQLSWEAPMRCGLGLCGSCEVGRGWLTCLDGPVFQFNPLTHSP; encoded by the coding sequence ATGAGCCAGCACCATATTGAGGGTCCGTTAATAAAGCGGGCCTCTTTGCCCCAGGCCGTCCGCATCGTTGGCATCAAGGTTGAAAACGCTGTTACCAAAACCTTCACCCTGGCCGATTCCCTTGAGGCTCAACCGGGTCAGTTTGTAATGGCCTGGCTGCCCGGCCTGGAAGACAAACCCTTCAGCTTGGCCGGAGCCAGGCCTATCACGCTGACCATTGCCGCGGTGGGGCCTTTTAGCCGGGCCATCCATCAATTGCAAGTGGGCGATCTATTGTGGCTGCGGGGGCCTTTGGGGCAGGGGTTTCGCCTGCCCGCTTCCGGCGGACACCTGTTGCTCATTGGGGGTGGCTATGGGGTGGCGCCGTTGTTCTTTTTGGCTCGGCAGGCGCTGGCGGTTGGCTGCCGGGTTTCAATGATTATTGGCGCTGCTACGGCTAACAGCCTGCTTTTGGCGGATGAGTTTCAAGCCTTGGCGGTGCCCCTCTGGCTGACCACCGTAGACGGCTCGGCGGGCCGGCCGGGCCTGGCCACAGACGCCATCCCCCTGGTATTGGCCCACGCCGCCGATCCTCCAAAAATGGTGTATGCCTGCGGGCCAATTGGCATGCTCCAGGCGGTTGCGGCCTGGTGTGAGGCAGAGAATCTCCCGGCGCAATTATCGTGGGAAGCCCCCATGCGTTGCGGCCTGGGCTTATGCGGCAGTTGCGAGGTTGGCCGGGGTTGGTTGACCTGTTTAGACGGGCCGGTGTTTCAATTCAATCCTCTTACCCATTCTCCATAA
- a CDS encoding response regulator has product MLDQHNRPKRILIVDDESTLVFFLKQGLQESGISCLVDDAASGEEALTKLTYNRYDLLVTDLKMPGINGFTLLEVARSLHPDISIVLMTAFGSPEVQEEAKRLKVDGYLTKPFPTAQLQSLVNEVLAAQNALGGSPATSRQGVLLEQNSEELS; this is encoded by the coding sequence ATGCTAGACCAGCATAATCGGCCAAAGCGTATTTTAATTGTTGATGATGAGTCAACCCTGGTTTTCTTTTTAAAGCAAGGCTTACAAGAATCCGGTATTTCTTGCCTGGTTGACGATGCCGCTTCCGGTGAAGAAGCGTTAACCAAACTAACCTATAATCGGTACGATTTACTGGTGACCGATCTAAAAATGCCCGGCATCAACGGGTTTACGTTGTTGGAAGTGGCTCGTTCGCTGCATCCAGATATTAGCATTGTGCTGATGACGGCCTTTGGCTCGCCCGAAGTGCAAGAAGAAGCGAAGCGGCTTAAAGTAGATGGTTATCTCACCAAACCATTCCCCACCGCGCAATTACAAAGTTTGGTTAATGAGGTGTTGGCCGCCCAAAACGCTTTGGGGGGCTCCCCGGCAACAAGTCGGCAAGGGGTGCTGCTTGAACAAAATAGTGAAGAACTTTCATAA